From Micromonospora auratinigra:
TGGCGGATCATGGGCAGGCGCCCGGGCCCTCCGGGGCCCGGACACAAAGCTCGACCCGAGGAGACGGTGACACCCGTGCAGGTCCTGCTCGATCCGGCGTCCGGCGAGGTCGACCTCTCGGGAACCGCCGACGACTACCACGCCCTCGCCGCCCTGCTCACGGCCGGCGGCGGGACCCTGCCCGCGGAGCCGGACGCCGTCGACGCCTTCGGTCGCACCGCCCTGTCCCGGATCCAGGTGTCGACCGCACCCGACCGCCCGGTGCTGATCTCGGTGGACGCGGACGGCGTCCTGCGGATCTCCGGCGCCGCGGCGTCACGGGCCGTCCTGGCCTCGAACGTCGCAGCGATGGCCGCCGCCGAGGACGGCGGCCACCTGCACGTCGAACACTTCCCGGACCATCCCTACCTGGCGGAGGGATCGGCCAGCCTGATCATCAACAGCCCGCACGGCGGCATGCCGCTCCGGTAGCCCGGCCCGTGCCGGGAGCCGGAGGCCCCGGTCGCCGGCGGCGCCCTACGCCTCCAGCACCAGCACCGTCATCTCCAGCAGCCGCCGGCAGTAGGCGGCCTCGTCACCCGACAGCTCCGGTATCACCCGCTCCAGCTCCCGTTCGCAGCCCGCGAGGACGTCCCACCACCGGTCACCGAGTTCGCCGCCGTGGTCCAGCCAGGAGCCGACGCAGCCCGCGACGGTCGAATCG
This genomic window contains:
- a CDS encoding Imm32 family immunity protein; the encoded protein is MTPVQVLLDPASGEVDLSGTADDYHALAALLTAGGGTLPAEPDAVDAFGRTALSRIQVSTAPDRPVLISVDADGVLRISGAAASRAVLASNVAAMAAAEDGGHLHVEHFPDHPYLAEGSASLIINSPHGGMPLR